One Flavobacterium sp. 90 DNA segment encodes these proteins:
- a CDS encoding ATP-dependent Clp protease adaptor ClpS — protein MSTKEKVRERVREKEATAFNNEIIVYNDDVNTFDHVIDTLMRVCSHTAEQAEQCSLIVHYNGKCTVKTGPMDKLKPQCTQLLEAGLSAEIV, from the coding sequence ATGAGTACTAAAGAAAAAGTAAGAGAGAGAGTCCGCGAAAAGGAAGCTACAGCTTTCAATAACGAAATCATTGTTTATAACGACGATGTAAACACTTTTGATCACGTAATTGACACATTAATGCGTGTTTGCAGCCATACGGCAGAACAAGCAGAACAATGTTCCTTGATTGTACATTACAACGGAAAATGCACCGTAAAGACTGGACCAATGGACAAATTAAAACCGCAATGTACACAACTTTTGGAAGCCGGATTAAGCGCTGAAATTGTTTAA
- a CDS encoding sterol desaturase family protein, which translates to MEEYGKILIIAMPIFLVLIVIEKAYGIYKKDDTAPLIDSVSSISSGITNSVKDVLGLSLTFISYEWLVSKLAIYHLEANVLSYCIAFFVIDFYGYWSHRLAHQINFLWNKHAIHHSSEEFNLACALRQPIASLVNLFTFLLIPAAIIGVPASVIAITLPLHLFLQFWYHTKHIKKMGFVENILVTPSHHRVHHAINPEYLDKNHSQIFIFWDKLFGTFQAELEDVPPVFGITRPAQTWNPIRINFQHLSLLIKDAWRAEKWKDKLTIWFKPTGWRPENFEEKYPVNKIENVFNFDKYGTQNSQKLIYWSVTQVLITLLFVSFLFDNIAKIGLPNIFLYGFFILLTIYSYTELMDKSKYAPFWEALRLAVAIGIISYYGDWFGLNKTLAIGNYIILTYLSLSLLTTIYFVKVDFKTNQLQPINS; encoded by the coding sequence ATGGAAGAATACGGAAAGATATTGATTATCGCCATGCCGATTTTTTTAGTACTAATTGTAATTGAAAAGGCATACGGCATTTATAAAAAAGACGACACTGCGCCTTTAATAGACAGCGTGTCGAGCATTAGCTCTGGAATTACCAATTCTGTAAAAGATGTTTTGGGATTAAGTCTGACTTTTATCTCTTATGAATGGCTGGTTTCTAAATTAGCAATTTACCATCTCGAAGCTAATGTTCTATCCTACTGCATCGCTTTTTTCGTCATTGATTTTTATGGATATTGGAGTCACAGACTGGCACATCAAATCAATTTTCTCTGGAATAAACACGCCATTCATCATAGCAGCGAAGAGTTTAATCTTGCCTGTGCTTTGCGACAACCTATTGCAAGTTTAGTTAATCTATTTACTTTTTTACTGATTCCTGCAGCTATAATTGGTGTTCCGGCATCGGTAATTGCGATTACTTTACCATTGCATTTATTTCTTCAGTTTTGGTATCATACCAAGCATATTAAAAAAATGGGATTTGTTGAAAACATTCTCGTTACGCCATCGCATCACCGTGTTCATCATGCGATAAATCCTGAATATTTAGACAAAAATCATTCACAGATATTTATTTTCTGGGACAAACTTTTCGGTACTTTTCAAGCTGAATTAGAAGATGTTCCGCCTGTTTTTGGAATCACAAGACCGGCACAAACCTGGAACCCAATCCGTATTAATTTTCAGCATTTAAGTTTGTTAATCAAAGATGCCTGGAGAGCAGAAAAATGGAAAGACAAACTCACTATTTGGTTTAAACCAACTGGATGGCGTCCTGAAAATTTTGAAGAAAAATATCCAGTAAATAAAATTGAGAATGTTTTTAATTTTGATAAATACGGCACTCAAAACTCTCAAAAACTGATTTATTGGTCGGTTACACAAGTTTTAATCACGCTTTTATTTGTGAGCTTTTTATTTGATAATATTGCAAAAATTGGTTTACCGAATATCTTTCTCTACGGCTTTTTTATTCTATTGACAATTTATAGTTATACAGAGTTAATGGATAAAAGTAAATATGCTCCCTTTTGGGAAGCTTTGCGTTTGGCTGTGGCAATTGGAATTATATCTTATTATGGCGATTGGTTTGGCTTAAATAAAACCTTGGCAATTGGCAATTATATCATTTTAACCTATTTAAGTTTATCGTTACTAACTACGATTTACTTTGTAAAAGTCGATTTTAAAACTAACCAACTTCAACCAATAAATTCATAA
- a CDS encoding lysoplasmalogenase, translating into MRNSTFFKIYIAFSAFYLLVLFLGYESLNLFLKPLLIPLLGFGVYFYRKFPSKNTLLTALLFSWIGDVILLFTDIAEIYFILGLVAFLISHITYCVLFNKQIKGTIKKNIAVFGIGSILIACYLIGMLSFLLPTLGDLKIPVTVYASVISIMLLFAFNGFLVWKKPGNSYVFLGAIVFVLSDSILAVNKFYTPIEKSSFFIMLTYLVAQYLIVVGILKLNPKKVE; encoded by the coding sequence ATGAGAAACTCGACATTTTTTAAAATCTATATTGCATTTAGCGCCTTCTATTTGCTTGTTTTATTTTTAGGATATGAAAGTTTAAATCTGTTTTTAAAACCACTTTTGATTCCGTTATTAGGTTTTGGCGTTTATTTTTATCGAAAGTTCCCTTCGAAAAACACATTGCTAACAGCTTTGCTATTTTCATGGATTGGCGATGTAATTTTGCTTTTTACTGATATTGCCGAAATCTATTTCATTCTGGGATTAGTTGCTTTTCTAATTTCTCATATCACCTATTGTGTACTTTTCAACAAACAAATTAAAGGTACAATCAAAAAAAATATTGCTGTTTTTGGGATCGGAAGTATTTTAATTGCTTGTTATCTCATTGGAATGCTTTCTTTTTTATTGCCAACTTTAGGCGATTTAAAAATTCCGGTAACAGTATATGCTTCTGTAATTTCGATTATGCTTTTGTTTGCATTTAATGGCTTTTTAGTCTGGAAAAAACCTGGAAACTCTTATGTTTTTCTGGGCGCAATTGTATTTGTTCTTTCTGATAGTATTTTGGCCGTCAATAAATTTTATACTCCAATCGAGAAAAGTTCTTTTTTTATTATGCTAACATATCTTGTGGCACAGTATCTGATTGTGGTTGGTATATTAAAACTGAATCCTAAAAAAGTAGAATAA